In the Topomyia yanbarensis strain Yona2022 chromosome 3, ASM3024719v1, whole genome shotgun sequence genome, one interval contains:
- the LOC131686798 gene encoding uncharacterized protein LOC131686798: MNTTQSTLPLQRTFNVKMIISIASHLSAQSAAGRNSYDAVIPSVSQLVPLPDNSTSCSPRAICGDSDHRAHSPETWNAARHLSHDTDGLRIYYQNARGLKTKIDDVYLAAVDGDYDVCVFTETWLDARITSVQLFGDAYTVYRYIPTDD, encoded by the exons atgaacactaCTCAATCGACTCTACCGCTCCAGCGaaccttcaatgtcaaaatgataatttcgatcgcatcgcatctgtccgctcag TCAGCCGCTGGACGCAACAGTTATGACGCAGTCATTCCCTCCGTATCGCAGCTTGTTCCCCTTCCTGACAACAGTACATCCTGCTCTCCCCGCGCTATTTGCGGTGATAGTGATCATCGAGCCCACAGTCCTGAAACTTGGAATGCAGCACGACACCTCTCACATGACACTGATGGTTTGCGGATTTACTATCAGAACGCGAGAGGgcttaagacgaaaattgatgacgtgtatttagctgctgtggacggtgactacgatgtttgcgtcttcaccgaaacatggctcgatgcgcgtataacatcagtgcagcttttcggcgatgcttacaccgtataccgt TATATCCCTACGGACGATTAG
- the LOC131692926 gene encoding uncharacterized protein LOC131692926, with translation MAEASRAFDVLLADLGFSDNLLDVFSQCGLNLHRLCTVSFEDLKEHLKPTAAGGTKWKYGVLYDMIDTWRERNQLTISSFLNASLAAEEVGKTVCKEELVITDATEHGSSRSTLLIQEEADVPIELEAEEIQEVENPLVELNRILSQDNDTDSLDTTEDVPLLEQFPIAEEDEEDIGLEDCNEPERNPYTTEDPAVPLTPSVLLFLLNSTEEGKEIVARAKDGELSEPKQLQLAGVIARFHLNRYKITRKEHLENYCRVITTLFSHEKTENYYIPRGGDRKNFGGKVANKISNLKQKKRKSDAKEQEHSKKIKATGKIDSLLDPESQAANAWLKLNTEPWSTVLEMWSKSFNCRKQYLMNKIQTKQLLTLFEHYKSKHGYQLLDIDFNLKGIGSTSGSEKLESLKAGLITYISKKGLDPSVDGLISLLIDSNASDDSKLCALLLGLQTVLSPIAAGLHFKPTIVVAQDDTILFVESVEDIRSKIQAVYASYAERHLPVAPKLVFLGSGYKQVTGRFFVCYDDVILYELPSASRALDVLVKLTAVFDLPYAKLSKLLWHFLSSYVYGIEKRETYANISKLTAYLNNLGTKC, from the exons ATGGCGGAAGCAAGTCGAGCGTTTGATGTTCTGTTGGCAGATTTAGGTTTCTCGGACAACTTACTGGATGTATTTTCAC aatGTGGTCTTAATCTTCACCGATTGTGCACAGTTTCATTCGAGGATTTGAAGGAGCATTTAAAACCGACAGCGGCAGGTGGAACAAAGTGGAAATACGGAGTTCTCTACGATATGATCGATACCTGGCGGGAGCGAAAT caATTAACTATTTCGTCGTTTTTGAACGCTTCATTAGCTGCAGAAGAAGTTGGTAAAACCGTCTGTAAAGAAGAGCTTGTCATTACGGATGCAACGGAGCACGGAAGCTCGCGATCGACGCTGTTGATTCAAGAGGAAGCGGACGTTCCGATCGAATTAGAGGCTGAGGAAATTCAAGAAGTCGAAAACCCACTTGTCGAACTCAATCGCATCCTATCGCAGGATAATGATACCGATTCGCTAGATACAACTGAAGACGTGCCACTACTTGAACAGTTCCCAATCGCCGAAGAGGACGAGGAGGATATCGGTTTAGAAGATTGCAATGAGCCAGAAAGGAATCCATACACCACGGAAGACCCAGCAGTTCCACTAACTCCCTCAGTACTATTGTTCCTTTTAAACAGTACTGAAGAAGGAAAAGAGATCGTAGCAAGAGCTAAAGACGGAGAGCTTTCCGAGCCTAAGCAGTTACAACTTGCTGGTGTAATCGCTCGCTTTCATTTGAACCGATACAAGATCACGCGTAAAGAACATTTGGAAAATTACTGTCGTGTAATTACAACTCTTTTTTCGCACGAAAAAACT gaaaacTATTACATTCCTAGAGGTGGCGATCGCAAAAATTTTGGAGGTAAAGTTGCTAATAAAATTAGCAACTTAAAGCAAAAAAAGCGAAAGTCGGATGCGAAAGAACAAGAACACTCGAAGAAAATTAAGGCCACAGGAAAAATTGATTCGCTGCTAGACCCAGAATCACAAGCAGCAAATGCATGGTTGAAATTAAATACGGAACCATGGTCAACGGTACTCGAAATGTGGTCAAAAAGCTTCAATTGTCGTAAACAGTACCTCATGAACAAAATCCAAACTAAGCAGCTTCTTACATTGTTCGAGCACTATAAATCGAAACATGGGTATCAACTTTTGGATATTGATTTTAATCTCAAAGGCATTGGTTCAACGAGCGGGTCAGAAAAATTGGAAAGCTTGAAGGCGGGTTTAATTACGTACATCTCAAAAAAAGGTCTGGACCCATCGGTAGACGGATTGATATCTCTATTGATCGACAGCAACGCATCTGACG ATTCCAAATTATGTGCGCTTTTGCTTGGACTTCAGACGGTTCTGTCACCGATAGCGGCAGGATTGCATTTTAAACCCACCATTGTAGTTGCACAAGACGATACTATTTTATTCGTGGAGTCAGTTGAAGATATTCGTTCGAAAATTCAAGCTGTATATGCATCTTATGCAGAACGCCACTTACCGGTTGCACCAAAACTTGTGTTTTTAGGTTCGGGCTACAAACAGGTCACTGGTAGATTTTTTGTATGCTACGACGACGTTATTTTGTATGAGCTACCCTCAGCATCAAGAGCACTGGATGTTTTGGTAAAGCTAACAGCTGTATTCGATCTGCCATATGCAAAGCTTTCAAAACTTCTTTGGCATTTTTTGAGTTCTTATGTATACGGAATAGAGAAACGAGAAACATATGCCAACATCAGCAAATTAACAGCATATTTGAATAATTTGGGGACAAAATGTTAA